In one window of Arachis ipaensis cultivar K30076 chromosome B06, Araip1.1, whole genome shotgun sequence DNA:
- the LOC107646902 gene encoding homeobox-leucine zipper protein ATHB-22-like, translating to MDWNFEMKTLEEGEVMEWNESTRSFAPRAESSLSFFHNYSSSSSNPSYPGSEVKQAALVETPQESLHAMAEVKYAGHREKKKRLTSSQIDLLERSFQEEIKLDTDRKMKLSRELGLQPRQIAVWFQNRRTRWKAKQLKHLYFALKQEFDHISNEKHKLQEEVMMLKARLREQAFRAHVSGVYTDMSGAETIVDGYSCFLVEDHRNTVPLPRWAVAPYCP from the exons ATGGATTGGAACTTTGAAATGAAGACACTTGAAGAGGGAGAGGTAATGGAGTGGAATGAAAGCACAAGATCCTTTGCTCCTCGTGCTGAGTCTTCACTAAGCTTCTTTCACAACTATAGCAGCAGTAGCAGCAACCCATCATATCCag GAAGTGAAGTGAAACAAGCAGCATTGGTGGAGACACCACAAGAGTCGCTTCATGCAATGGCGGAAGTAAAGTACGCGGGCCACCGCGAGAAGAAGAAGCGATTAACAAGCAGCCAGATTGACTTATTGGAGAGAAGCTTTCAGGAGGAGATAAAGTTGGACACTGACAGGAAGATGAAGCTTTCCAGGGAGCTTGGCCTCCAGCCTCGCCAAATTGCGGTTTGGTTCCAGAATAGGCGAACAAGGTGGAAGGCCAAGCAGCTTAAGCACTTGTACTTTGCCCTTAAACAAGAATTTGATCACATCTCCAATGAGAAGCACAAGCTTCAAGAAGAG GTTATGATGTTGAAGGCAAGGCTAAGAGAGCAAGCATTTAGAGCACATGTATCTGGTGTTTACACAGACATGTCTGGGGCAGAAACA ATTGTAGATGGCTACAGCTGCTTTCTTGTGGAGGATCATCGTAACACTGTTCCACTGCCTCGATGGGCCGTTGCACCATATTGTCCCTAA
- the LOC107648772 gene encoding 60S ribosomal protein L24, producing MVLKTELCRFSGAKIYPGKGIRFVRGDSQVFLFSNSKCKRYFHNRLKPSKLTWTAMYRKQHKKDIAQEAVKKKRRATKKPYSRSIVGATLEVIQKRRTEKPEVRDAAREAALREIKERIKKTKDEKKAMKAEVSAKQQKAQGKGHVTKVAAPKGPKLGGGGGKR from the exons ATGGTCCTCAA GACGGAACTTTGCCGCTTTAGTGGCGCGAAGATCTACCCTGGGAAGGGCATCAGATTCGTTCGTGGTGATTCTCAG GTCTTTCTGTTTTCAAACTCGAAATGCAAAAGGTATTTCCACAATCGTTTGAAGCCATCAAAGCTCACATGGACTGCCATGTATAGGAAGCAACAcaaaaag GACATTGCTCAAGAAGCTGTGAAGAAGAAGCGTCGTGCTACCAAGAAGCCATACTCTAGGTCAATTGTTGGTGCTACCTTGGAAGTTATCCAGAAGAGAAGAACCGAGAAGCCTGAAGTTAGAGATGCAGCAAGGGAAGCTGCTCTTCG TGAAATTAAAGAGAGGATCAAGAAGACAAAAGATGAGAAAAAGGCTATGAAGGCAGAGGTATCGGCTAAGCAACAAAAGGCACAGGGCAAAGGCCATGTTACAAAGGTTGCTGCACCGAAAGGTCCCAAACTTGGTGGAGGAGGTGGCAAACGCTGA